The Microbacterium luteum genome includes a region encoding these proteins:
- a CDS encoding class I SAM-dependent methyltransferase: MESSELTALLTADGLRMLAGMPAVRTSDDVARQVSALRAAGHSPDLVSALVGQARLRTKAEAKFGDLAQRMLFTRAGLEQATRMSIASLHAGRFRAGGLTRVADLGCGIGGDALGFAGLGLSVDAVDADEITAAIAAYNLASFGDAVTVAHGRAEASDLTRADGIWLDPARRTPGRGETSRTNADEWSPSLDWVFDIARRRPVGVKLGPGLDRDRIPDDVEAQWVSADGSTVELVLWTRELARPGVRRAALVTRGEHAWEITAGADAEDAAPRELGAYLHEPDGAVIRARLIGDVARSLEAGTLDPRIAYLTSDAALTSPFVSSFRVREELPSDTKALARELRSRAIGRLEIKKRGVDVDPAALRTKLKLRGDAAATLVLTRVGDTRRAILADRV; this comes from the coding sequence ATGGAATCGTCGGAACTGACTGCCCTGCTCACCGCCGACGGGCTGCGGATGCTCGCCGGGATGCCCGCGGTGCGCACCTCCGACGACGTCGCGCGGCAGGTGTCCGCCCTGCGCGCGGCCGGCCACTCCCCCGACCTCGTGTCGGCGCTCGTGGGTCAGGCGCGGCTGCGCACGAAGGCCGAAGCGAAGTTCGGCGACCTCGCCCAGCGCATGCTGTTCACGCGCGCGGGCCTGGAACAGGCCACGCGCATGTCGATCGCGTCGCTGCACGCCGGGCGGTTTCGAGCCGGGGGCCTGACGCGCGTCGCCGACCTGGGGTGCGGCATCGGCGGTGACGCGCTCGGGTTCGCCGGGCTCGGCCTGTCGGTCGACGCGGTGGACGCGGATGAGATCACCGCGGCGATCGCCGCCTACAACCTCGCTTCGTTCGGCGACGCCGTCACCGTCGCGCACGGCCGCGCCGAAGCATCCGACCTCACGCGCGCCGACGGCATCTGGCTCGACCCTGCCCGCCGCACGCCCGGCCGAGGAGAGACCTCCCGCACGAACGCCGACGAATGGTCGCCGTCGCTGGACTGGGTGTTCGACATCGCCCGCAGACGACCGGTGGGTGTGAAGCTCGGACCGGGACTGGACCGGGACCGCATCCCCGACGACGTCGAGGCGCAGTGGGTCAGCGCCGACGGGTCGACGGTGGAGTTGGTGCTGTGGACTCGAGAGCTCGCACGGCCGGGCGTGCGCCGAGCCGCGCTCGTGACCCGCGGCGAACACGCGTGGGAGATCACCGCCGGCGCCGATGCCGAGGATGCGGCGCCGCGGGAGCTCGGCGCCTACCTGCACGAGCCCGACGGGGCGGTCATCCGAGCTCGTCTCATCGGCGATGTCGCCCGCTCGCTCGAGGCGGGCACTCTCGATCCGCGGATCGCCTATCTCACCTCGGATGCGGCGCTCACGAGCCCCTTCGTCTCGTCGTTCCGCGTGCGTGAGGAGCTGCCGAGCGACACCAAGGCGCTCGCGCGGGAGCTCCGCTCCCGCGCGATCGGCCGACTGGAGATCAAGAAGCGCGGAGTCGACGTGGACCCGGCGGCGCTGCGGACCAAGCTCAAGCTGCGCGGCGACGCGGCAGCGACGCTCGTGCTCACGCGCGTCGGCGACACGCGGCGGGCGATCCTCGCAGATCGCGTGTGA